Below is a genomic region from Brassica rapa cultivar Chiifu-401-42 chromosome A08, CAAS_Brap_v3.01, whole genome shotgun sequence.
AATAaccaatattttttctattctCTACCATTTGGtaaaatagtatttataaatctacTGATTTCAACAAATTACATAACTATACGCCTACCAAAATTAAAGTTACTtcataaacataatataatatacaAACGTTTTTGAGTTGTTTGTCATGTTTGTATTGTCTTTCCCTTTTGCGTTTACTTTTTCAATTGATATACGAATGGAGAATGGATATTCTCTTGATCATAAAAAAAGAATGGATATTCTCTTGAAGTTGCCCAAGTCCAGATTCATCTGAGTGCATTGGTGTTTTGGCTTGGTCATCACAagggggttttttttttttcaaaagtcaTCACAAGGGTTTTTCATTGTTAAGTCagaatcaaaaatttaatttggAGATTTAGCATCATAAGAATTTTCAGCAGTAAGAAActcaattaataaaaaatgacAATGGTTTGGTTTGGATGTGTTATTGCGTTTGAAGTTGGTAACGTACGTCTAAATTTAACCAAAACAAAAGTGACGTATTCCTAAAAAGTAAAACACTAACTTGGTGTCcacagaagagagaagagagagaagagagagaagttaGATCTGCTTTGGATTCCGGCGGTCGGtcggcgcgtgagcgtccgtgccgGCGCCGGAGTCCTTTTTAGTTGGTCAGAGTGGTTCCCTTTCGTCCTCTCTTCGCCGTCCTGGTAACGTTCGCCTTGTCCGAGCTCTGATGCCGGCTCCTTCTTTAACGGTGGGGCGCTGTTGGAGTAACAACGCGCTCGTTGGGAGGTCCTTGGTGGAGAGAGAGAGCGGTTTGCATGTTTACAGGTGGTGTTTtcccgggaggtggaggcttcCGCAGATCCACCATCGCCGGCTCTAGCTTCCGGGAAGGGAGTCTCCGTTAGACTCGCCTTCGCCGGCTTCTGGTTACGGAGAGCGGAGGCTACCAAAGCTCTGCGCTGCCGCTTAGGAACCCGGTTTCTTTGGGTAAAGGTTTTTTAGTTTCGATTTGTTTCAAGTCTGGTGTGGTTGTCGTTAAAGATGAGGTTGGGTCTCTGTGGTTGAGTACCTGGTAGAAGATGAAGCTCTCCGGCGCGGTGATGACTCTCAAGGAAAGAAAGAGAGGGTTCCCCGCTCGCGTGTCTAGGGTTTGAAGTATGTAAAATCGGAGGAGATCTCGAGATTCGATGGATCCCTCAGGCGTGATGACATGGCGGTTAAGAGAGGCTATGGGTTTGTTGGAGGCTTACCGGTTTCTGAGCTCCGATGAACTAGGATGGCGATGGTGTTTATTCCGGCGGCTTTCTGGCGGAGCGGTCAAGTTGAGGCGGTGACGCCGCGTGACGCGTGAAAGGTGCAGATCCCTACACGTGGCGAGCCAGCCTCCTCGACGTGCTGGCGGTCTGGGTCGTGTGGTTTCTTAGTTGGGCCTAGGGCCCGTTTAATCCTTGCCTTTTGCCCGCTCTCTTTTGGGCTTGTAATAGTTTTTttctgttggcgggctgctgcCGTTGTCTGGGCCTGGCCCATTGatctttataataaaaactttgacgaaaaaaaaaaaaaaatactaactaCCACAACCACAATTATGTCTCTCTCTCACACAAGTTTCTAGCATAGCTTCCCCAAAAACACACAGAGAGAAAATAAACATGAATATAAACTGTCATAACAAATCCATTTGACACCTTAGatcatcaaaaacaaaaacaaaaatacacatTTGAAACAAGAAGAAAAGCATGACAATTTGAAACAAGAAGAAAAGCATGACAATGACATATAAATGGTGATGCTATAGGCcatcattttttctattttcatcTAATAGTTTTACTTTGACTCAGTTTTATACTTCTTCCGTTCTTAAATGTAGGATGTTTTACATAATTTTGATGGTCCAATATGtaaaatgttttcatttttgtaggtaacttttactttattaaaaactgtgtacctaattatattttaataatctattttataattggttgaatgccattaatttatagttttaatgatattttctagacaaaaaaataattttcttaatatttatgtttatacctaaacatcttatatttgcgaacagagggagtactttacaatcattttatttaataaaattataattggttgaatgccattaatttatagttataatgatattttctagacaaaaaataattttcttaatatttatgtttatacctaaacatcttatatttacgaacagagggagtactttacaatcattttatttaataaaattaaatacaatgttcctttatttgtatttcataattctatataattaaatatttattttttgcggTTTGACGGAAAAAAGATTCTATGGTATTCGTAGGAAAACTTAATGTTTTGTAGTTTTAGTAGAAAAATAAGATtttgcacaattttttaaatggttttggcaggaatttttatatatagttttggcTAAAAACTTGTTTGGCGAGAAAATACACATCTTTAGGGCTCTTTTTTCACACAGAAATTAGATTGTTTTTGAAAACAACTATAATGGAATTCTAGTTGCGTTATTTGAAGAGTATTTTTGTCTCTATTCTTCATTGTTTCATTTAATCACGGAATCTTTGTTGTATACTGTAATCTGGAAAATTAGCATAACAATTCATAGAACTCTTCTATGTTATATTCAATTATATTGGTCATAttcttatacttataaaaaaatttacattaattaaaaaatatatatattggtcaTATTCTTAatacttataaaaaaatgttgtcgCTCTTCGAACCGTAATAGTAGATCGCTTCATGagaagaaaagacaaaaatcctTATCAAACGGGCCACCACTGtgaaatttatataaacataaaaaattagGTTAGTATTTATAAATGTATACAGTACAAAGTTGACCTCACAAGTTACAATGTAGTAATTATTTaaagtattttcaaataataacaAATGATGCTAGGATCGAGAAGGACGACTTAGTAGTTAAAGAGTCTATCAACTTCCTCTTAAAGggtctctctctatataaacTTAACGCCCATGGTTTCACCATAGATCCAGAAAATCCTCAAACAACAGATCAGAAGATAAAAGACATGAAGCAACAACGTTTTTTGGTCGCCTTCTTCGTAGTCCTTTTCAGCTTCCTCCTTGTAAAGCTTCTTCTCTATATTAAAACCTAACTAATGAAGATCTGATTtcaatacatgtatatatatatatgtatataacaaATGCTATATTTTGCTGGTATAGTTTGTGTATCTGAGTGAAGGAAAATCAGAAGTTGCAGAGGACTattggaagaagatgatgaagagtgAGCCATTACCTGAACCAATCAAAGATATTCTCAACAATCCTTTTAGGACAGGACAAGAGAGGTTCGCTAAGAATTTCAACACCAAATCTGTCGTCATTATCTACCACAATCCTAATGTATAATTGATTAAATCTATGTATCGGGTTATACATGCACGTGTATGTGTGTGTTATTTAAGCAAATAAGATAATAACATCTGCTTGAGTTGTTGTTCTACCAATATATTCACAGTGAAGAAATGTTAACCCTAGACATAGTACCAGCCAAGTCATATAACACCTAAGACACCAAAAAATGATTCCTTTGAccataaccaaaaaaatactgtatcattcataaaatcaaaataatgcAAGATTTTTTCGATAATTTCTGATTTTATTTTCTGGGCAACAGTTTCTAAGAATCTATGAAAAAGTTAAAACGCATGAAATCATACTCCTAATGAGACAAAAATACAGAGGTTACAATGTAGTACAAAACAATGGGTAGTAATTCTTTTTGAATCAAGTAGAGAACACATGATTTGGGAGATAAGGCAAAATGCAATCAATAATGGACAGAATCTGGTGGAATTTCAATTAAAACTGAGAAAGAAGAATTGAATAAGAAGAAATTGAATCGTtacaaatgtttatatatagagagaaggatactatttgtatattttaattgaattatttctcttatatagtttaatataataGTACAGTATAAAAATGGGAATTAAAAATTCATCATATCCTTATGAATATTATAAGAAAAACGAAGCAAATTGTGAAAATATAAGGTTCAAACCTATTACTCGGAGTTTAATCAAAATTATACTAAAGAGTTTAATTAAAACTAGATCTTGAcgattattttcattttatacatATGAATATTTGATTCACATGATTAgtggtatataattttaatatttaccaTATTACTaatagtttaatataatattttcaaacacaataattttataattttcatgtagtaatttaatttattatttcaaattattagTGATATCTCTCTTATTAAAACATGAAcactaattaaaattttacattatgtGATATTTTACGACAAATTATgttcaatttaatattaacttagatattattttttttaagatcattcttgtattttagtttttggtcatatatgtatgtaaatcaaattatatgtttgaATTAAATCTTTGACCGAATAACCAATATTAAGTGTAATTGATAAATTGTCTActtcatttaaattattaaaccaGAAATTGTAATGCATTGTGTTTTTTGTCCTTTTAA
It encodes:
- the LOC103832951 gene encoding uncharacterized protein LOC103832951 — translated: MKQQRFLVAFFVVLFSFLLFVYLSEGKSEVAEDYWKKMMKSEPLPEPIKDILNNPFRTGQERFAKNFNTKSVVIIYHNPNV